Proteins encoded by one window of Asterias rubens chromosome 18, eAstRub1.3, whole genome shotgun sequence:
- the LOC117302160 gene encoding GRB10-interacting GYF protein 2-like isoform X3 — protein MSETLNFGPQWLRALSTGTSVTSPPPSPGIGIPAGLPPSTVPTQFKLAEHRYGREEMLALYRKSEKMPCSLEDVTSIAKREALTPMALLPLNDEEQRCLSQCVNSSVVLRLTGRGGGAPAIRGSRGAGRGRGRGRGEYQRSVTMFDEETPGFTRGREFSRTMSWDESQEHRFDKRLDTRNFEDAPGGPLSPRKHIERGSASDNWRSPRDRVSRADEEDEGGTWRQAGSRSVRPAREGDENWRSSTGSTRTSWNHPRERDDRERGGLERGVDRGMRERRYSGRSRQDSWHEDGGAEEMPEWTMDDPFDGDIGTFDASGAFCSTKKADKEAGSGDNNKEDSKGEQTGRKSSKDEKDKLSTSDLTDQPDNSLRASPLPDSHKNSEPNSADAVIPSSNQNKSQTLQSKGDRRQGPSPITVKLSENAVNAGKKLPNNAKGDGPSNTAGGDSNPSTKISGKTKKQSSESGEAKAVVPTVSEVMAQMAKVARASEEANKGLDSEVALTAEEVEASIEKKLDSKKVEAEEDEEDDDGLAQMEKAAESLMAVIDEDDDKEPEETEVSISKPGSSSNSADGSVLPMTHENAFKWLYKDPQGSVQGPFMSSEMADWFGAGYFTMTLLVKRGCDEDFMCLGEVIKRWGRVPFIQGPEPPPMGKMQPSVSAEVRQVPQPSQPQQQVHHGLPPQLFTQQQQQQQQQQQQQGPPQPPQPPPTQQQREHLQQQQQHHVFQQLIQQQQAFIRVQASRIYQELLQRGKSLTPAQQTLLRQQLISLQQQHQLLLQQMSHQGEPSRSDIAAAAAVVSEQQHAIMAGAARSGSRSSPVTTTKSENVMDNISIWGGPPTSKSDDWDIGFWHPSMAKDAMEEIRREKVKERQAVRRRDEERQKEAREQEDRRRREQQEEEMRRQQEIELKRQEELKRQEEIRRQEDFRRQEEIHRLEELRLEDERRRKKQEEQLRLEQQQQQQQQQRQDELRRQEEAAARKVQEDVVRREATRRAQEEAERRAQEDVARRAQEEASRRVRDEQERVRREEDSQKETERQRHQDIMRQQQQQQQQDALRRLQQQQQQSKLPSSAMWGQPNSSSASSTSTPTLTQIQQIQQEQRDRDEQKQRQRQLQAQMLQQQQQQQQQQQQQQQQTRPAGWGNANQGIKGSSTPAKSLREIQEEQERQLIERSKQQTPSKTPVSMSLGTAAVWGGTNTNAALNWGSDGTSVWGESKPKAQPTGFWDDAVANNSAGLKSQNSTNANFPSLRSAVQSTPLQRQQSSNSNSKSRVAKEEENVRKLFQNSSASDEFTQWCEYMLQGLATSVDIPTFISFLQDVESPYEVHDYVKMYLGETRESSEFARQFLERRSRFKEKQRKQQEMMQGIRAFPGLEIR, from the exons ATGTCCGAGACGTTGAACTTCGGCCCCCAGTGGCTGCGTGCGTTGTCCACCGGCACCAGCGTCACCTCACCCCCACCATCTCCAGGTATAGGAATCCCTGCGGGTCTACCGCCCTCTACCGTACCGACGCAGTTCAAACTTGCCGAACATCGCTACGGTAGGGAGGAGATGCTGGCGTTGTATCGTAAGAGTGAGAAGATGCCTTGCAGCTTGGAAGACGTCACATCCATTGCGAAGAGGGAGGCGCTCACACCGATGGCACTGTTGCCTCTAAACGATGAAGAACAG AGGTGTTTGTCTCAGTGTGTGAACAGCTCAGTGGTGCTACGTCTGACTGGGAGAGGGGGAGGGGCCCCAGCGATAAGGGGGAGTCGAGGAGCGGGACGAGGAAGGG GTCGAGGCAGAGGAGAGTACCAGCGAAGTGTTACGATGTTTGACGAAGAGACACCTGGATTCACTCGGGGTAGAGAGTTCTCTCGAACTATGAGCTGGGACGAAAG TCAAGAACATCGTTTCGACAAGCGTCTCGACACTCGTAACTTTGAGGACGCTCCGGGCGGTCCGCTCTCTCCGCGTAAGCACATCGAGCGAGGGAGCGCGAGCGACAACTGGAGATCCCCACGGGACCGGGTGTCTCGCGCTGACGAGGAGGACGAGGGAGGAACATGGAGGCAAGCTGGGTCAAGGTCCGTGAGACCGGCACGAGAAGGAGATGAAAATTGGAGGAGTTCAACAG GATCAACAAGAACAAGTTGGAACCATCCAAGAGAACGTGACGATCGAGAGAGAGGGGGCTTGGAGAGAGGGGTGGATAGAGGAATGAGGGAGAGGCGCTACAGCGGACGGTCTCGCCAAGACAGCTGGCATGAGGACGGCGGGGCCGAGGAGATGCCGGAGTGGACCATGGATGATCCGTTTGACGGCGATATTGGAACATTTGATGCCTCAGGGGCTTTCTGTTCTACAAAG AAAGCTGACAAGGAGGCGGGATCTGGGGACAACAATAAAGAGGACAGCAAAGGGGAACAGACTGGTAGAAAGTCTAGCAAAG ATGAAAAAGACAAACTTAGTACATCAGACTTGACTGATCAACCGGACAACTCTCTTCGTGCTTCACCCTTGCCAGACAGTCACAAAAACTCTGAACCGAATTCCGCGGACGCTGTAATACCCTCGTCCAATCAGAACAAGTCGCAGACCCTCCAGTCGAAAGGTGATCGTCGGCAGGGCCCCTCCCCAATAACTGTCAAACTCTCCGAAAATGCAGTCAACGCAGGCAAGAAGCTGCCGAACAACGCAAAGGGCGACGGACCCTCTAATACTGCCGGGGGGGACTCCAACCCAAGCACCAAAATCTCAGGGAAAACCAAAAAGCAATCGAGTGAGAGCGGTGAAGCCAAGGCCGTGGTACCAACGGTCAGTGAGGTCATGGCGCAGATGGCAAAGGTCGCCAGGGCCAGCGAGGAAGCGAACAAGGGGTTAGACTCTGAAGTGGCATTGACAGCGGAGGAGGTTGAAGCCTCGATAGAGAAGAAGTTGGACAGCAAGAAAGTGGAAGCGGAAGAGGATGAGGAGGATGACGATGGTCTGGCGCAGATGGAGAAAGCTGCTGAGAGTCTCATGGCTGTTATTGATGAG GATGACGACAAGGAGCCTGAGGAGACCGAGGTATCGATTAGTAAACCTGGAAGTAGTAGTAACAGTGCCGATGGATCAGTGCTGCCTATGACACATGAAAATGCCTTCAAGTGGCTGTATAAGGACCCACAGGGATCAGTGCAAG GTCCATTTATGTCGAGTGAGATGGCCGATTGGTTTGGTGCTGGTTACTTCACGATGACTCTGTTAGTCAAGAGAGGCTGTGATGAAGACTTCATGTGTCTCGGGGAAGTCATCAAGAGATGGGGCAGGGTACCATTCATCCAGGGACCTGAGCCTCCACCAATGGGG AAAATGCAGCCGTCAGTTTCGGCTGAAGTACGGCAGGTTCCCCAGCCATCGCAGCCTCAGCAACAGGTTCATCATGGTCTCCCTCCGCAGCTGTTCAcccaacagcagcaacagcagcagcagcagcagcagcagcagggTCCTCCTCAGCCGCCGCAGCCGCCACCTACACAGCAGCAGCGGGAACACttgcaacagcagcaacaacaccaCGTCTTCCAGCAACTAATTCAGCAGCAACAGGCATTTATCAG AGTCCAAGCCAGCCGTATCTACCAGGAGCTTCTACAGAGGGGTAAATCATTAACCCCGGCCCAGCAAACCCTCTTACGACAGCAGCTCATCAGCCTGCAGCAGCAGCATCAGCTCCTACTGCAGCAGATGTCCCACCAGGGAGAGCCGTCCCGGTCGGACATTGCTGCTGCAGCTGCAGTGGTCAGTGAGCAGCAGCATGCTATAATGGCCGGCGCCGCCCGCAGCGGATCCAGAAGCAGCCCCGTCACGACGACGAAGTCCGAGAACGTCATGGATAACATCTCCATCTGGGGCGGGCCCCCGACCAGTAAAtcag ATGATTGGGACATTGGTTTCTGGCATCCGTCAATGGCCAAGGATGCAATGGAAGAG ATAAGGAGGGAAAAAGTGAAGGAGAGGCAAGCGGTGAGACGACGCGATGAAGAACGCCAGAAGGAGGCGAGAGAGCAAGAGGACAGACGGAGACGAGAACAGCAAGAGGAGGAGATGAGGAGACAGCAGGAGATTGAGCTCAAGAGACAAGAGGAACTCAAGAGACAAGAAGAAATCAG AAGACAAGAAGACTTCAGGCGTCAGGAGGAAATTCACAGGCTGGAGGAACTCCGTCTAGAGGACGAGAGAAGACGCAAAAAGCAGGAGGAGCAATTACGACTcgaacagcagcaacagcagcaacagcagcagcggCAAGATGAACTGCGGCGACAGGAAGAAGCGGCAGCGAGGAAAGTCCAGGAAGACGTCGTAAGACGGGAGGCTACCCGCCGCGCCCAGGAAGAGGCAGAGAGAAGAGCCCAAGAGGATGTTGCGAGAAGGGCGCAGGAGGAGGCGTCAAGGCGAGTCAGGGATGAGCAGGAGAGGGTCAGGAGGGAAGAGGACAGTCAAAAAGAGACCGAGAGGCAGCGACATCAAGATATTATGAG acaacagcagcaacagcagcagcaggaCGCTCTGAGGAGActgcagcaacagcagcaacagtcAAAA CTTCCAAGCAGTGCTATGTGGGGTCAGCCTAATTCTTCTTCAGCGTCATCAACAAGCACTCCAACTTTAACTCAGATCCAACAGATACAGCAAGAACAGAGGGATAGAGATGAA CAGAAGCAACGGCAGCGACAACTTCAGGCTCAGAtgttgcagcagcagcagcaacagcagcagcagcagcaacagcaacaacaacagacaAGGCCGGCAGGCTGGGGGAATGCAAACCAAGG GATAAAGGGGAGTTCCACTCCCGCTAAGTCACTGCGTGAGATTCAGGAGGAGCAAGAGAGGCAGCTTATCGAGAGAAGCAAACAGCAAACACCGAGTAAAACTCCAGTG TCGATGTCCCTCGGTACAGCCGCTGTATGGGGAGGCACAAACACAAACGCAGCTTTGAACTGGGGCAGCGACGGCACTAGTGTTTGGGGTGAATCAAAGCCCAAAGCCCAACCAACTGGTTTCTGGGATGATGCTGTGGCTAACAACAGTGCCGGACTCAAGTCTCAAAA CAGCACAAATGCCAACTTTCCGTCACTCCGCAGTGCCGTGCAGTCCACACCGTTGCAGCGACAACAATCAAGCAACTCAAACTCTAAGTCTAGAGTGGCCAAGGAAGAG GAGAATGTCCGCAAGTTGTTTCAGAATAGCTCAGCTTCAGATGAGTTCACCCAGTGGTGCGAGTACATGCTGCAGGGACTAGCCACCTCGGTGGACA TCCCCACGTTCATATCATTCCTACAAGACGTAGAGTCGCCGTACGAGGTTCACGACTACGTCAAGATGTATCTTGGGGAGACAAGAGAGAGCAGCGAGTTTGCTCGCCAGTTTCTGGAGCGTCGCAGCCGCTTCAAGGAGAAGCAGAGGAAGCAACAAGAGATG ATGCAAGGAATCCGCGCTTTTCCAGGACTCGAAATCCGATGA
- the LOC117302160 gene encoding GRB10-interacting GYF protein 2-like isoform X2 gives MSETLNFGPQWLRALSTGTSVTSPPPSPGIGIPAGLPPSTVPTQFKLAEHRYGREEMLALYRKSEKMPCSLEDVTSIAKREALTPMALLPLNDEEQRCLSQCVNSSVVLRLTGRGGGAPAIRGSRGAGRGRGRGRGEYQRSVTMFDEETPGFTRGREFSRTMSWDESQEHRFDKRLDTRNFEDAPGGPLSPRKHIERGSASDNWRSPRDRVSRADEEDEGGTWRQAGSRSVRPAREGDENWRSSTGSTRTSWNHPRERDDRERGGLERGVDRGMRERRYSGRSRQDSWHEDGGAEEMPEWTMDDPFDGDIGTFDASGAFCSTKKADKEAGSGDNNKEDSKGEQTGRKSSKDEKDKLSTSDLTDQPDNSLRASPLPDSHKNSEPNSADAVIPSSNQNKSQTLQSKGDRRQGPSPITVKLSENAVNAGKKLPNNAKGDGPSNTAGGDSNPSTKISGKTKKQSSESGEAKAVVPTVSEVMAQMAKVARASEEANKGLDSEVALTAEEVEASIEKKLDSKKVEAEEDEEDDDGLAQMEKAAESLMAVIDEDDDKEPEETEVSISKPGSSSNSADGSVLPMTHENAFKWLYKDPQGSVQGPFMSSEMADWFGAGYFTMTLLVKRGCDEDFMCLGEVIKRWGRVPFIQGPEPPPMGKMQPSVSAEVRQVPQPSQPQQQVHHGLPPQLFTQQQQQQQQQQQQQGPPQPPQPPPTQQQREHLQQQQQHHVFQQLIQQQQAFIRVQASRIYQELLQRGKSLTPAQQTLLRQQLISLQQQHQLLLQQMSHQGEPSRSDIAAAAAVVSEQQHAIMAGAARSGSRSSPVTTTKSENVMDNISIWGGPPTSKSDDWDIGFWHPSMAKDAMEEIRREKVKERQAVRRRDEERQKEAREQEDRRRREQQEEEMRRQQEIELKRQEELKRQEEIRRQEDFRRQEEIHRLEELRLEDERRRKKQEEQLRLEQQQQQQQQQRQDELRRQEEAAARKVQEDVVRREATRRAQEEAERRAQEDVARRAQEEASRRVRDEQERVRREEDSQKETERQRHQDIMRQQQQQQQQDALRRLQQQQQQSKLPSSAMWGQPNSSSASSTSTPTLTQIQQIQQEQRDRDEQKQRQRQLQAQMLQQQQQQQQQQQQQQQQTRPAGWGNANQGIKGSSTPAKSLREIQEEQERQLIERSKQQTPSKTPVSMSLGTAAVWGGTNTNAALNWGSDGTSVWGESKPKAQPTGFWDDAVANNSAGLKSQNTNANFPSLRSAVQSTPLQRQQSSNSNSKSRVAKEEENVRKLFQNSSASDEFTQWCEYMLQGLATSVDIPTFISFLQDVESPYEVHDYVKMYLGETRESSEFARQFLERRSRFKEKQRKQQEMGIAWGGGGSGGMHNNGSANLPDWEVDNDDGDEEDRHGNSMTTGHNNKKKKKMQRLDRSVLGFSVNTADRINMGEIQTLDK, from the exons ATGTCCGAGACGTTGAACTTCGGCCCCCAGTGGCTGCGTGCGTTGTCCACCGGCACCAGCGTCACCTCACCCCCACCATCTCCAGGTATAGGAATCCCTGCGGGTCTACCGCCCTCTACCGTACCGACGCAGTTCAAACTTGCCGAACATCGCTACGGTAGGGAGGAGATGCTGGCGTTGTATCGTAAGAGTGAGAAGATGCCTTGCAGCTTGGAAGACGTCACATCCATTGCGAAGAGGGAGGCGCTCACACCGATGGCACTGTTGCCTCTAAACGATGAAGAACAG AGGTGTTTGTCTCAGTGTGTGAACAGCTCAGTGGTGCTACGTCTGACTGGGAGAGGGGGAGGGGCCCCAGCGATAAGGGGGAGTCGAGGAGCGGGACGAGGAAGGG GTCGAGGCAGAGGAGAGTACCAGCGAAGTGTTACGATGTTTGACGAAGAGACACCTGGATTCACTCGGGGTAGAGAGTTCTCTCGAACTATGAGCTGGGACGAAAG TCAAGAACATCGTTTCGACAAGCGTCTCGACACTCGTAACTTTGAGGACGCTCCGGGCGGTCCGCTCTCTCCGCGTAAGCACATCGAGCGAGGGAGCGCGAGCGACAACTGGAGATCCCCACGGGACCGGGTGTCTCGCGCTGACGAGGAGGACGAGGGAGGAACATGGAGGCAAGCTGGGTCAAGGTCCGTGAGACCGGCACGAGAAGGAGATGAAAATTGGAGGAGTTCAACAG GATCAACAAGAACAAGTTGGAACCATCCAAGAGAACGTGACGATCGAGAGAGAGGGGGCTTGGAGAGAGGGGTGGATAGAGGAATGAGGGAGAGGCGCTACAGCGGACGGTCTCGCCAAGACAGCTGGCATGAGGACGGCGGGGCCGAGGAGATGCCGGAGTGGACCATGGATGATCCGTTTGACGGCGATATTGGAACATTTGATGCCTCAGGGGCTTTCTGTTCTACAAAG AAAGCTGACAAGGAGGCGGGATCTGGGGACAACAATAAAGAGGACAGCAAAGGGGAACAGACTGGTAGAAAGTCTAGCAAAG ATGAAAAAGACAAACTTAGTACATCAGACTTGACTGATCAACCGGACAACTCTCTTCGTGCTTCACCCTTGCCAGACAGTCACAAAAACTCTGAACCGAATTCCGCGGACGCTGTAATACCCTCGTCCAATCAGAACAAGTCGCAGACCCTCCAGTCGAAAGGTGATCGTCGGCAGGGCCCCTCCCCAATAACTGTCAAACTCTCCGAAAATGCAGTCAACGCAGGCAAGAAGCTGCCGAACAACGCAAAGGGCGACGGACCCTCTAATACTGCCGGGGGGGACTCCAACCCAAGCACCAAAATCTCAGGGAAAACCAAAAAGCAATCGAGTGAGAGCGGTGAAGCCAAGGCCGTGGTACCAACGGTCAGTGAGGTCATGGCGCAGATGGCAAAGGTCGCCAGGGCCAGCGAGGAAGCGAACAAGGGGTTAGACTCTGAAGTGGCATTGACAGCGGAGGAGGTTGAAGCCTCGATAGAGAAGAAGTTGGACAGCAAGAAAGTGGAAGCGGAAGAGGATGAGGAGGATGACGATGGTCTGGCGCAGATGGAGAAAGCTGCTGAGAGTCTCATGGCTGTTATTGATGAG GATGACGACAAGGAGCCTGAGGAGACCGAGGTATCGATTAGTAAACCTGGAAGTAGTAGTAACAGTGCCGATGGATCAGTGCTGCCTATGACACATGAAAATGCCTTCAAGTGGCTGTATAAGGACCCACAGGGATCAGTGCAAG GTCCATTTATGTCGAGTGAGATGGCCGATTGGTTTGGTGCTGGTTACTTCACGATGACTCTGTTAGTCAAGAGAGGCTGTGATGAAGACTTCATGTGTCTCGGGGAAGTCATCAAGAGATGGGGCAGGGTACCATTCATCCAGGGACCTGAGCCTCCACCAATGGGG AAAATGCAGCCGTCAGTTTCGGCTGAAGTACGGCAGGTTCCCCAGCCATCGCAGCCTCAGCAACAGGTTCATCATGGTCTCCCTCCGCAGCTGTTCAcccaacagcagcaacagcagcagcagcagcagcagcagcagggTCCTCCTCAGCCGCCGCAGCCGCCACCTACACAGCAGCAGCGGGAACACttgcaacagcagcaacaacaccaCGTCTTCCAGCAACTAATTCAGCAGCAACAGGCATTTATCAG AGTCCAAGCCAGCCGTATCTACCAGGAGCTTCTACAGAGGGGTAAATCATTAACCCCGGCCCAGCAAACCCTCTTACGACAGCAGCTCATCAGCCTGCAGCAGCAGCATCAGCTCCTACTGCAGCAGATGTCCCACCAGGGAGAGCCGTCCCGGTCGGACATTGCTGCTGCAGCTGCAGTGGTCAGTGAGCAGCAGCATGCTATAATGGCCGGCGCCGCCCGCAGCGGATCCAGAAGCAGCCCCGTCACGACGACGAAGTCCGAGAACGTCATGGATAACATCTCCATCTGGGGCGGGCCCCCGACCAGTAAAtcag ATGATTGGGACATTGGTTTCTGGCATCCGTCAATGGCCAAGGATGCAATGGAAGAG ATAAGGAGGGAAAAAGTGAAGGAGAGGCAAGCGGTGAGACGACGCGATGAAGAACGCCAGAAGGAGGCGAGAGAGCAAGAGGACAGACGGAGACGAGAACAGCAAGAGGAGGAGATGAGGAGACAGCAGGAGATTGAGCTCAAGAGACAAGAGGAACTCAAGAGACAAGAAGAAATCAG AAGACAAGAAGACTTCAGGCGTCAGGAGGAAATTCACAGGCTGGAGGAACTCCGTCTAGAGGACGAGAGAAGACGCAAAAAGCAGGAGGAGCAATTACGACTcgaacagcagcaacagcagcaacagcagcagcggCAAGATGAACTGCGGCGACAGGAAGAAGCGGCAGCGAGGAAAGTCCAGGAAGACGTCGTAAGACGGGAGGCTACCCGCCGCGCCCAGGAAGAGGCAGAGAGAAGAGCCCAAGAGGATGTTGCGAGAAGGGCGCAGGAGGAGGCGTCAAGGCGAGTCAGGGATGAGCAGGAGAGGGTCAGGAGGGAAGAGGACAGTCAAAAAGAGACCGAGAGGCAGCGACATCAAGATATTATGAG acaacagcagcaacagcagcagcaggaCGCTCTGAGGAGActgcagcaacagcagcaacagtcAAAA CTTCCAAGCAGTGCTATGTGGGGTCAGCCTAATTCTTCTTCAGCGTCATCAACAAGCACTCCAACTTTAACTCAGATCCAACAGATACAGCAAGAACAGAGGGATAGAGATGAA CAGAAGCAACGGCAGCGACAACTTCAGGCTCAGAtgttgcagcagcagcagcaacagcagcagcagcagcaacagcaacaacaacagacaAGGCCGGCAGGCTGGGGGAATGCAAACCAAGG GATAAAGGGGAGTTCCACTCCCGCTAAGTCACTGCGTGAGATTCAGGAGGAGCAAGAGAGGCAGCTTATCGAGAGAAGCAAACAGCAAACACCGAGTAAAACTCCAGTG TCGATGTCCCTCGGTACAGCCGCTGTATGGGGAGGCACAAACACAAACGCAGCTTTGAACTGGGGCAGCGACGGCACTAGTGTTTGGGGTGAATCAAAGCCCAAAGCCCAACCAACTGGTTTCTGGGATGATGCTGTGGCTAACAACAGTGCCGGACTCAAGTCTCAAAA CACAAATGCCAACTTTCCGTCACTCCGCAGTGCCGTGCAGTCCACACCGTTGCAGCGACAACAATCAAGCAACTCAAACTCTAAGTCTAGAGTGGCCAAGGAAGAG GAGAATGTCCGCAAGTTGTTTCAGAATAGCTCAGCTTCAGATGAGTTCACCCAGTGGTGCGAGTACATGCTGCAGGGACTAGCCACCTCGGTGGACA TCCCCACGTTCATATCATTCCTACAAGACGTAGAGTCGCCGTACGAGGTTCACGACTACGTCAAGATGTATCTTGGGGAGACAAGAGAGAGCAGCGAGTTTGCTCGCCAGTTTCTGGAGCGTCGCAGCCGCTTCAAGGAGAAGCAGAGGAAGCAACAAGAGATG GGAATTGCCTGGGGTGgcggtggcagcggtgggatgcACAACAACGGAAGCGCTAACCTGCCGGACTGGGAGGTGGATAACGACGACGGGGACGAGGAGGATCGCCACGGCAACAGCATGACAACCGGCCACAAcaacaagaaaaagaagaagatgcaACGTCTGGATCGGAGCGTCTTGGGTTTCAGCGTGAACACTGCAGACCGCATCAACATGGGAGAGATACAGACATTGGAtaagtga